The Drosophila sechellia strain sech25 chromosome 2L, ASM438219v1, whole genome shotgun sequence region CGTGGTTCGTTTGAGATAACGTAACGTATTGACCCTAGCGTCTCTcgtaattataatataatagtaaTTTTACAGAGCTAAGATAGATAGTATGGTAAAGTTGTTGTATGCCCAAAGACTATCAACTTCAGTATCAGCCAACAATGTTGAGAacacatataaatatttaatctgACCATATCGAAATACATTGAACTTCTGTCGAAACAAGTCAATTAATTGACTTTCCAACTTGTGACCTCTGCGCTCCACAGGagaatcgaaatcaaaacTCAATTTGCCAAACGCCAAACATTTCTTACTTATTAACCCAAACTCTACTCAAGTCCAAATTTATTGCTGACCAAGATGACTATAAATATAATTCACAAATGTATTCATTTAAGGCGAAAACTTTAACCAAAGCAGAGGCAGGCCAAATACAAGATATATATGAAAGTATGGCCAAGCACTGTCAATAATAAAACGCTTGATAAATGCTTTGAAAATGTGCGCAGAAATGGTTTACATGCGAATTAACGCAATAAATTTGATAACCGACGAACAAAGGGCACACAAGAAGATTTGTTGGCCAGACATTTGTGTGGGCACCGAAAAAGTTTGATTGGGAAAAGCATTTGTGATTTATTTGCgcaaacatttaataaattgccatcggaatatatttattttatgcgaCTTCGCTGGACCAATGACTTCGCTCTACTCTTACGTAGCGTAGTATATCTCCGATTCTCCAGCGCCGGGCAAATAACTTGATTAAAAAACCGCAAAAACCTATTTGAGGGCCCCCCGAACGGCCGCAGCTCCTTCCGTCCCtttcctttttggccacaATGTTATGGCCGCCGCAATCCGATTCAATGTGTAATTTAACACGAAATGGAAAGCGATTGGCAGGAATGCccatgtgtgtatgtgtttctGTTAGTGTGATGGCTCTGCACCTGTTTCGCCCACCTGAGTCGCCCAGCTGAACCGCACACCTGGTTTTCCCCATTGGCCCCAGTGCCGGAGTGTTCCGGTCGAGGTGCCCGGTGTGTCCATCAGCGGCCTTCTCTGGTTACCCGAAATCTCAGGCCAGGCGGTCCGCCCAGCCTGCCACATTTCCAGGTCACTTTATTGCTGTTGCCGGACTTTAAGGGCCGAATTCACATAATCCCTACGGATTTGTCTTAGCGAAACGCGCGCATAGAATTTCGGTTAGGTGTAGCAGGAGGGCTTACGAATATTTCCATGAACGGAATCTATTTTGTAActgaattatatttatatttgggGTAGAATGGAATTTAATCCCCAAAATATCGAGAACTGATAGAATAGCTACCGTAAACGAAATGAATATAGCGATTACATTggataatattattattatccttATTGATCATGGGCGTTAAGACATttcttaatatattataacTCCGTTttggaattaatttaattattttagaaatatatTCATGGTTTTTAACTAATGCTGAATTCTGCTCGTCCGCTTTTTTGGCCAGACCACCATTAAGTAAAATCTCAATTTAAAACCTTGGAAGAAGGGTGACCACATTTTCTGCAGACATTTTCGATTAAAAtgcgttgcatacttttatgCGCATATTCTCACAATCACTCACTTACACACACAGCCACAGATCTCCATCAAGGACTTCAGAGGCACAAATAATTAAGTTTTTCtctaacttttttttttggtacaCTCTGTTAGTTGGTCCTGGTTGCCTCTGTGATCCTGCCCCTCGACACGTAACTTTCAATGGgtaaaaactttttgcattttatgtcCTGCACACCAACGCACGCAGAAACACAGGAACATCAGAACACCCACAGACAAAGAGCGGTGCATAAAATGTTTGTAAGTGACGTTGAAATTGAGACACTTGTCGCTTAATTGTTTTTCGAGTTTCCACACATAAAAAGTGGGATGGCTGGGCGGTCTCCTTTCTTTTGTCCTTTTTTGTTGGATGCTGAGACGTGCCAGGGAAATTGAAAAGGGATTTGCCTTTTGCCTTTTTAAGGGGAATCATTTACACTCCTCATTTATAGGGCCCTTCTGCCATTAGATACCCCCCAGTTTGTACTTCCCGGGATCTGTTCTGTTTGCACGACTTCTTAGACCATCGCTtctgggtgggcgtggccctgGGCCGGATTGCATTCGCCTGTGGTTACTTGTCTGCAGATTATTTTAAGTAATTATCAAGCGATTTGCGTAAAGGTCTTAAGTGTTCTCAACTTCTGAAGAGGTCTCTGATGACGTtgccgatgatgatgacgatgagaTGGAGGAGATGGGCGTGAATTAAACATGTAAATTTAAACAGCTAAGTGGAAGACAGTTGCATGTAATTACGGTGGCATAGTGCCAGGGCCAAAGAGaaacaacttttatattcTGCTTCATGGCTGCAGGCGAAATTAAATTGTAGTTAAAACATGTTTTGGTATCCATTGGAAGTATCCACGGGCTCAGGATTTCCAGTGACCAATTATAGATAAATCGCACTATATGTGCTTTtgtaaatgcaaatcaaaataggttaatttattttcaataaatgtGCCCAATGTATAAACGTATTAGATAAGAAATACTAATTTAGTTATAGAAATCGAGCGACTTTAAATAGGCCAAGATAGATAGTGACTTGAAGTACAACATTTAGACAACATCCCTTTTTTTTAGAATTCCAAACAGTTTCAGCCCTTTTTTATGAACTCAAGTGCAAACTGTTCTCTCAAAGCAGAGGTAAGGCCATTTTGCACTCAGTTGTGCTGATGGATAAACGCTTTACGGTCGGTTAAATTACCAAAACACAGAacatttaatacaatttattgTGGTGTGCGGAATCTATTTCATTGCGGAGAGGgaaactgactgactgactgtcAAGTTATGGCTTCTCTGtcctgagtgtgtgtgtgtggctacTGCCCTATGTTATATAACTTATTACGGCCATAATTAACACTAAATTCCCCAAATGGCAACGGACAACTGTCAGCTGCAAAATCATTTGCGGTAAGGAGTCGTAGGCAATGCTCGCATGCAGAATGACTGCGATGCGGCTGTCCCTGTTTTTGCTCCCTGTCATGTGGATGTGGACTCAGGATTCGGCTACAGAGTGCTCCTGATCCGTGTCCCAGGACTTCTGCTGACTTATGCGATGCGTCGTGCTGCAGCAAATTATAAAATGTTTGCCCTGCTGCATTTTCCACACATCACACAAGTCATGTCCTGCAGGCCGCTTGGTTCGCCATAAGACGACGGGTACACTGCTGCATTAATTTTCGGTTTCCCTCTCGTAATCAAATTAGCAAAACCACTTTTCATTGGGGTAACATCTTGCAGATGCAGATTCCAAAGCATTCACCCTGAATATATTTCCAAGAACCATACTTTTCCAAGttatacaatatataaattCGATTTTTAGTTATATTTTCATATCAATTATATATTCTGCTTAATTTTGCAAGAACTTTAGATGGTAATAATACTTACTACGGATTACACTTACATGAAACCTATTGCACACTTAATATCCTTGAGGTAAGTTAACAAATTATGTATAACAACGAGCAGAACCAACTAATTTTCTAAGCCCTGTCAGATAATATTCAATTTAACATTTCAACCATATTGATTATGAACATTAATCTGGACTAAAACAAGCGATTGTGTCTGTCTGCACTCATCCCTGACGTTATGAGGACTATCTAAGATGGCCCAGGCATTGATGGAGCATTTCGTACCGCAGGAGCAAACAAACCCTCTAATTGAAGGGGGGATGCTGCAGGACTCCGCTCCTTATTCGGTGGAATCGATGCAGGGCCTCACAAATTCCCAAATCGGTAGGATCCGGAATCTCATATATATTACCCAACTTGATAGGGGCCCGCCCACTGCCGCACACATGCAATCGAGTTTTGAGTTGCGAAACCGCAAATAGACAAGCACTCCTTCCAGTTGAGTCATCAGGTTTCATGGGACGGGCAACTAGCGTTTTGGCCAAGACAATCGTGTTCGGTGTCTGTTGGGGAGCCTCCGACGTTTATGATTGCAGCAAACAAAGGCCTCGATGACTGCACTTGAAATTGATAATTACGTTGGGCAATATTAGTCTATTGTCGCTGCATAGGCTTTTGAATGCGAATCGAAGagctttatttattactcATCGTTTCATTTTGGAGCGGAGCAGTGATTAAGTGCTAGGGGCCCATTTAAGATGAAATAATGATATGCTTACAAGTTTAAAGTCAAAATACCTACTAAAGTTAGCTGGCAAGTAATATTCAATTTTATCAATAATTTGTTAAACAACTTTGCCATTTTACCTATGAGAACTGTAACCAGATAGAAAAGGATACTCGACTACCTACAACCTATCTCTGTTATCAGAAAATTTTCCACCATGTTGTTTGTCCAATGGGAAAGTTTTCAATATGCAAACGCTTCAATGGCACTCTCCTCCTTTCTGAGTATGGCCAGGTGTTTTATgcggaaaaatattttcttatgTACAAGTTTTATGGAAAGAACAACTCAGGCTCGAGCTACCAGCACAAACTTGGTGTCCTTGGCTGAGTTTTGTCACTTACGGCATAGTTACTTGGACGAAAACTTAACGCGTTGATGTTAAGTTTATGCGAATGCGGCAAGAAAAGGTAGTATTAGATATATTTTCAGATTTGGCTGAAATAACTTATAAACTAAAATATTATTCTCTGTTCTGTAATGAATAATGCTTTCTGTGTTTCTTTAACTAAATATTATCTTCATTTTCCAACAGCTGCTTAAACAGCAAAGCATTTATCTTATGGCTTGCTTAGACAAAAAATTAGTTCGCTTCTCTGGCCACCATTCGTTTACTAGCTCGAAGACAATTCATTTCGCAAATGGCTGACTAGAaaagaattaaataaaatgcgtGACAGTTGGCTAGCCATTTGGCTGGTTCCCGGCTACCAACCCCCTCTCGCTGCAACGCGTCTTGTTAACTGAAACTAAACAGTACAAACACGACTGtcaacaactgcaacatttACCGCATGTCCACGTCCAGCTCGGCGCTGGGTGACAGGACATGTTGTGGCTGCTGGGGCTACCCGGATTGCCTGCCCACCCACAACCGCTCATATTTGTGTGTCCATATGGCCGTCGAGGTCCACCCAACTACGTCCACTTTTCGCCCGAAAAGAGGACCTGCTAAATTGGTCAAGTGCATTTTAGAATTGCTTCTACTACTCTAGGCGTACCTAAGCCATGGTGGGCTAACAAAATTGGAGaggaaaaaagtgaaatacaGTTTTCTTTTACAATCTTATAAACACTTTAATTGTACTATGTATCTATGATTAAATACTTCTAAGAAATGTATTGAAAATGTGTGATTAACTTAATTTAATGATTCTGAAATAGTACTTTTCATAccctctttaaaaattgaaatatatttgttttgccCGTGACCATAACAGTCACAATTTTGAGAATCTCAGGGAAATGACAGCTTGGCACTTTTTTAAGGCACGTCATATTGGATTCACGTTTTTCGGTAACTTTATCGCAAATACTTCCATGAAAACAGCCGCCTCGCTGGCCAACTTTTCAGGCCATTCTTTTGGCTTTCCTCTGACAGCCGGCCACGCCCTCGCCACTGACATGTTCTACTTGccaaatatagttatatatatatataacctaCTCATTCGAGTACCTTTCATCGCTGGTATGCCTTAGGCCAAttcataaattagactttgCATGCAATTTCGAGTGATTTTCCAGCCCACCCCCACTTCCTGTGGCCATCTATATGTTTTTGTTGGTTTCCGTTCTGCCGCATTGAACATGCAATTTATGGGAGcacaaattttatttgaattacaaaaaataaaaccgaaaataGCGGAACGAAATCAAATATGTTTCTACCAATTTCTGGACGATTATCaagaaaaatagcaaaaaaaaaaacgcatgGCCCAATTTTCTCTTTGCCGCTATTCGaacaaataaattcaataattTATGGCCGAAAAATAGCTTCCTGTGCCCGAGATAACAGCTGTAGCaaatatttaatcaaaataCTGTGTACAGTTTAAAGTGGACTACAAATAAAACAGGAGGTCTCGataaaaaagcaaaacaaaaggatGGCCCCTTGGGGCGAAATGTGAACTGTATTATCACCTCAAATGTGTGTAATAAAGTGCCGAGGAGGCCTCTCACACAAAACAGCTGGATTCTCCCTCCAAGAGTGCCAACATGACGCAAAAGAAGGCAAAGTACGCGAAGGGTAGTATATGACAAAGGGCAGCCCCCTCATCACGCAGCTCAGACTCCAATTTCGACCAGGACAAAGGACCCGGCCAATGAAGTAATCATTGTGCGCCAGACAAGCCAACATACAGCGATTGGGGAGTGGCGGGCACAtgcgcaaataaataaattacccTTGGGCTCAAATCAGCTACTCGACCTAAAAGGTGGATCAAGATTGCATGGCATTGCATTTTCTATAAGCACAACAACTTTAAACTTTCAAAGATACTCTTAAATTGTTGgcaatatatgtacatgtacatacataagtaTTTGATAAGAAATAAGTAAAATCCAAAGAAGTATAAGAAGGCGTAGAGAAATAAAGCACATTTAATTGACTTCATTTCTcacttaaaactaaaacattttaaatataaaattcatACATCATGTCGAAGCCTACAACCCTAAAGGACGCGTTAACCAAGTGGGAGGACCGCAATAAGCAGCCAGCCGCCACTGCCACGGAAATTGGACTTCAGTTCCAGTATCCACCTATCGAGAAAATGGATCCGATTCTCAATTCTCTTACCGAGTGCCAAAAGCTCAGCTTGTCCTCAAATATGATTGAGAAGATTACTGGAATTTCGGGAATGAAGAACCTGAGAGTCCTGAGCTTGGCACGTAACAATCTTAAAACGCTCAACGGCATAGAGCCACTGGCCGATACTCTGGAGGAATTGTGGGTCAGCTACAACAACATCGAGAAGATCAAGCCCCTGGAATCGATGAAGGCCCTACGTGTATTTTACATATCCTTTAATATGATCAAGGACTGGCCGGAGTTTATGCGCATGGGTGTTCCACCAAATCTCAGCGAGATCACATTTGTGGGAAATCCTTTGAACGAGAACATGGACCAGTCTGCCTTCACTGCCGAGGCAGTCCGTCGTCTGCCCAACATGAAGAAACTCGATGGGGAGCCCGTCATTCGTTAGGAAATAACAAGCTTCACGGTTGTGTTGTATTCCAAATAAAGGAGAGTCCAAAGTGGAGCATACCCCTTGACCTTAGTGTTCTACTAAATCACAGACAACAATACATGGCTAGAATCCAGAATTCCACCGACAGCTGAACGAATGTGATAGGCATTTAAGCAGAAAACATGTTCCATTgaattttcttatatttgtGCTTTGGCATAGCACAGAAGTGTTCTTCCGATTTTCAATGCGTTCCCAAAGCTGCTGATGAGCTCCATTGTTTTGCCTGTCTCATGTTTCCTTCGACTTCTAACCCAAGTCTATTTAAAAAAGTTGTTTTGTGGAAAACTGTAGATACTCTGAAAGCAACGGGAGTATCTATTAAGTCAGATTTCATGTATGAATGTCTTTAATGCATTCTATAACTTACAATTGAAatgtaataattaaatttcttatttattatttatctcTATATTAATAGAGCATTATTTAGACAAATTGATTTTATCATTCATTTTCTAATCAAGAAACTTAAACTTCTGATTTGGTGTACTGCATTGCTTGCATATTTTATAGATGTTAAGTAATGTGCTCGTCGTTCCCTAAAAGAGAGTTCGTTTTAAAAGATGGTAAAGGatttaagaaaatattaaaagagCTTGTCCCATATTTCCATCGCAATAATTTAATGAAAGCCACTTGCTTTATTTCTATCAACAGCAAGTTATTCATCAACAAATACCATAAAATGTTTTACATGGAACCACAAGCCAACAGGAGAATCAAGAAATAGCTAAGTCAATTGAAGCCTGAAGAGACCTATAATTTCGACTGGATGTGCTTTTTGTCGGCACATGGCATTTGTTTTCCGTGCATAAATAATCAAGAATGTCAATGGATGGGGATGGCGGCCAGTCATAGATTTTTGGCAAACAGACAACTAAACAAAATATACGAGAATGCGAATTTCTGTCTGCCAAACCGAAAGACACCAGATAAAAATGTtgaataaaatcataaaaacgGCAGCCAAATCCCTGCCGAACCCTAAGCAAACCGATGCAAACCAAACCAATTGCCAGACACGAAAGTTTAATGATACTTTTATGTCTTTTCGATTTAACAACTTCTCTATTATGGCTGTtctggctgctgctcctgctgtttGTATTtgataaacaataatattaatGTAAACATGAAGGCCGTCCATAGTTCGACATTTTGGCAGACAAACAGAAAACGAGACAATTGTACAATTGGTTgcacacaaaaatattttctggCAGCCATACTTGTCGCTTGGCTGATTAGGCGacgaaaacgaaataaaaaccTCTTTAAAAGTGGAAAGCAAAATTCCATTTTATTAAGAATTTAACTATTTAAACTTTCAATTGGAAATTAGtgaaaaaacattttattggcgTTTTTATGTTTACACATTTGATTAGATGTGTACGTATTTTTTATGTAATCAAAACCATCAACTAGATGTATCTAAAATCGGACTTAAaatatcttttgtttttgttcctTAACCGGTAAGCCAGATATCTTGGCTAGTAGGTGTTGGATGTGCAGATAGtctgttttcatatttagCTGAACATATAGGAAACGTTGAAAATGTACCTCAAAAAATAGTTGCCCCTCTTGCGATTGAAAAATAGTGTGGACCCCATCTTAATGCCAAATGCCGAAAGAGTTTGGGGATGTGTGTCTGCGAGGGCTTATACTAAATTTACGTTACAAGTTTGTGTGGCCAGCTCTGGCCCATGTTGTTTTCTGGTCGTTGGCAACTCTGGCAATGACAACACCGAACCGAACTACAACGTTCTCTTCCCAGAACAATCCCACCAGGATATGTATGTTGGTCAGGACGGGCTATGGTGTGGGAGTGAGTATGGGTGGGAGAAACTTGGAGTGGTTTTTGCACTGTGGTTGCGCAATCGTCTGTGTTTGTGCTCTGCGGGCCtggttttatttttcacatttttgcaCTTGCTGTGGTCAAGGGTTGTGTCGGTGTTGCCAAAGTGTTGCCATATATTCTAAATATGTTGGTTCGCCCTTGTTGGCCAGTTGCGGCAGCAAAACGTAAGAGTGGCTAAAACGACAGTTAAACGCCAAACGGTCGAAAAAGCCACTTGGCAAACTAAACGCGTGATTTATGCTCCAACAATGATAAGAGAAAGCACGGGAGAAAAGGCGTAGAGCGCTAACAGGCGGCCAAGCAGGtgaaaaccaaaaaagaaaattattctTTACCCAAAAAGGTAACGCAATAGTACAACTGAAGCCTTaagaatttaaataagctGTCACTggttaaattaaaattcaattcgTCCTAAACATAagtgattttcgatttttttgacAGTCTTTTCATCTTCTACTTCCTTAAGACCATATATTACTTGCAGAGTATTTGGGTCCGACAGTACCACATCTTTAAGACACTAGCCCATTCTCTCATGCAAGACTTTCCTAGAGATTCGCATTCACATCTTGTGCCTGTCAAAGAAGCATAAATCTATTCAAAGTCTTTACGAAAAATCCAGACAAATGCCAGAGATTACAAAAAGATTTCGGCCCACATGATGCATGGTGGCTCGGGCAATGAGAGGGCAGTGgcggtggaggtggaggtccTCGTGGCGAGAATCCATGTGTGTGTAGGTCTATTTGGCACCACAAATGTAACCGAGCGACgcacacaaaaacaattaaagccTGATTAATAGTTGCAGCCCACATCCGCCAGCCGTTCCACCTTTCGCCAAGTTCTCTTGGCCCCAAATCTcgtccacatccgcatcctaCTCAGGCTGCCACTGAGGCTGAGTTATGACTTTTGCTGGCTGTttagcatacttttaggcTTCAGACATTGTTGTCCCGCATGGGTGTGAGTGCGTGTGGTCCTCGCTCGCGCATAAGTCAAATTGTTGTTAATTTCACAAGGTTTTAACCCTTAAACCAGAATAGCAGCAGGGACATAACATAAATTCATTTGCATCCGCCCCAGGGCCTCACGACCGCCATTCAACCCGCACTCTCCCATTGAAACATTGTAtaaatcattaaattttaatgcTTCCCAGGAGATCAATGAACATGACCGCAAATTATACTGAAGCGTGCTTTCAGGCGCATAAAAAGATTTCCCTgcataaaatgcatttaatgcaaacaaaaaaagcaatcATAAAAAGTTTCTGGTTTGAAGTAGCAGTTTGTGCGGGTGTCTGCCTGTCTGTCTCTACCCAGCAGCAAAAGGCAAACATAGTAATGATATTGCATTGGATGAGTGACTGTCTAGACTTTAAATGCGTTGAGACGGGCAGCAATTTAATGTGAAACAAGGCATAATTCGCAATTGCATCTCTGTATGCACAGACTGGCCGATGTGGT contains the following coding sequences:
- the LOC6613658 gene encoding dynein light chain 1, axonemal, with the translated sequence MSKPTTLKDALTKWEDRNKQPAATATEIGLQFQYPPIEKMDPILNSLTECQKLSLSSNMIEKITGISGMKNLRVLSLARNNLKTLNGIEPLADTLEELWVSYNNIEKIKPLESMKALRVFYISFNMIKDWPEFMRMGVPPNLSEITFVGNPLNENMDQSAFTAEAVRRLPNMKKLDGEPVIR